From a region of the Calliphora vicina chromosome 4, idCalVici1.1, whole genome shotgun sequence genome:
- the inaF-B gene encoding uncharacterized protein inaF-B has product MSQPANGNEAKKEEEVPIPKNEDFFESKTFRLITLALYMGGVSGLGMTLAMYYFFIWDSRMPPLPEFKHTHHIG; this is encoded by the coding sequence ATGTCGCAACCAGCTAATGGTAACGAAGCAAAAAAAGAGGAAGAGGTACCGATTCCCAAAAACGAAGATTTCTTCGAGTCGAAAACCTTCCGTTTGATAACATTGGCCTTGTATATGGGCGGCGTGAGTGGCCTGGGCATGACGTTGGccatgtattatttttttatatgggaTTCGCGTATGCCACCATTGCCAGAATTCAAACATACACATCACATCGGTTAA
- the inaF-C gene encoding uncharacterized protein inaF-C: MPTATIAADPLKIVNILLPPTSTNGKDNNSNTSSEESEGPPSNLASNPSGGYVPPRSIVNDDHLYAEPTFSEKFFRYLVIVIYLGGLSSLGFFLSMYYIFFWDSRMPPVYKPTKKPPVFIKP; this comes from the coding sequence ATGCCTACGGCTACAATTGCTGCAGATCCTTTGAAAATCGTTAATATTCTATTGCCGCCAACCTCCACAAATGGCAAAGACAACAATTCCAATACAAGTTCGGAGGAAAGTGAAGGTCCACCCTCAAACTTAGCCTCTAATCCTTCCGGTGGTTATGTACCACCCCGCTCGATCGTGAATGATGATCACTTGTATGCAGAGCCAACATTTTCGGAAAAGTTCTTTCGCTATTTGGTCATTGTGATTTATTTGGGTGGCCTAAGTAGTTTGGGATTTTTCCTCTCCATGTATTATATATTCTTTTGGGATTCACGTATGCCACCCGTTTACAAGCCAACCAAAAAACCACCAGTTTTTATTAAACCATAA